Proteins encoded together in one Zonotrichia leucophrys gambelii isolate GWCS_2022_RI chromosome 1, RI_Zleu_2.0, whole genome shotgun sequence window:
- the CDK8 gene encoding cyclin-dependent kinase 8 isoform X4 produces the protein MGFARLFNSPLKPLADLDPVVVTFWYRAPELLLGARHYTKAIDIWAIGCIFAELLTSEPIFHCRQEDIKTSNPYHHDQLDRIFNVMGFPADKDWEDIKKMPEHSTLMKDFRRNTYTNCSLIKYMEKHKVKPDSKAFHLLQKLLTMDPIKRITSEQAMQDPYFLEDPLPTSDVFAGCQIPYPKREFLTEEEPDDKGDKKNQQQQQGNNHTNGTGHPGNQDNSHTQGPPLKKVRVVPPTTTSGGLIMTSDYQRSNPHAAYPNPGPSTSQPQSSMGYSATSQQPPQYSHQTHRY, from the exons ATGGGCTTTGCCCGATTATTTAATTCACCTCTGAAGCCTTTAGCAGACTTGGATCCAGTAGTTGTAACCTTCTGGTATCGAGCTCCAGAGTTGCTTCTTGGAGCAAGGCATTATACCAAAGCTATTG atatttggGCCATAGGGTGTATATTTGCAGAGCTGCTAACATCAGAGCCAATATTCCATTGTCGACAAGAAGATATCAAAACTAGTAATCCTTATCACCATGACCAGCTGGACAGAATATTCAATGTAATGGGATTTCCTGCAG ATAAAGACTGGGAAGACATAAAAAAGATGCCAGAACATTCAACCTTAATGAAAGATTTCCGGAGAAACAC GTATACCAACTGCAGCCTTATCAAATATATGGAAAAACACAAAGTTAAACCAGATAGTAAGGCATTCCACTTG cttcaGAAATTGCTCACTATGGATCCAATAAAGAGAATTACCTCAGAACAGGCTATGCAGGATCCTTACTTCTTGGAAGATCCTCTTCCCACATCCGA TGTTTTTGCAGGTTGTCAAATCCCTTACCCAAAACGAGAATTTTTAACAGAAGAAGAACCAGATGATAAAGGAGACAAA aagaaccagcagcagcagcagggcaatAACCATACTAATGGAACTGGTCATCCAGGGAACCAAGACAACAGTCACACACAGGGACCCCCACTGAAAAAAGTGAGAGTTGTTCCTCCTACCACTACCTCAGGTGGACTTATTATGACCTCAGACTATCAG CGTTCCAACCCCCATGCTGCCTACCCCAACCCCGGACCAAGCACAtcgcagccccagagcagcatgGGCTACTCAGCTACCTCGCAGCAGCCGCCGCAGTACTCGCACCAGACGCACCGGTACTGA